A single Streptomyces sp. 2114.4 DNA region contains:
- a CDS encoding VOC family protein, whose translation MTSTPSPSSPPAGTPASTTPSTPRFAAIGIVVTDMAAALAFYRRLGLDVPADADHAPHAEAQLPGGLRLMWDTHETARAVDPDWTPPQGGTPTGLAFECAGPADVDAVYAELTAAGYTGEKPPWDAFWGQRYAVVQDPDGHGVDLFAPLP comes from the coding sequence ATGACCAGCACTCCTTCCCCCAGTAGTCCTCCCGCCGGCACGCCGGCCTCCACCACACCGTCCACCCCGCGGTTCGCCGCCATCGGCATCGTCGTGACCGACATGGCCGCGGCCCTCGCCTTCTACCGCCGCCTCGGCCTGGACGTTCCCGCCGACGCGGACCACGCCCCGCACGCCGAGGCGCAGCTCCCCGGAGGGCTGCGGCTGATGTGGGACACCCACGAGACCGCGCGGGCCGTCGACCCGGACTGGACGCCGCCGCAGGGCGGCACCCCGACGGGGCTGGCATTCGAGTGCGCGGGCCCCGCCGACGTCGACGCGGTCTACGCGGAACTCACCGCCGCCGGCTATACGGGCGAGAAGCCGCCGTGGGACGCCTTCTGGGGGCAGCGCTACGCCGTCGTACAGGACCCGGACGGCCACGGGGTCGACCTGTTCGCGCCGCTGCCGTAG
- a CDS encoding beta-ketoacyl-ACP synthase III, producing MTGSRVLALGHYQPSGVLTNDDLATMVDTDDAWIRSRVGIRTRHVAAPDETVDAMASAAAAKALAASGLAPQDIDLVLVATCTATDRSPNTAARVAARLGLNAPATMDLNVVCSGFTHALATADHAIRAGSSTHALVIGAEKFTEVVDWTDRSTCVLVGDGAGAAVVSASPEPEIGPVLWGSVPQMGGAVRIEGEPARFSQEGQTVYRWATTQLPAIARTVCERSGITPADLAGVVLHQANLRIIEPVAQRIGAVNAVVAKDVVDSGNTSAASVPLALSKLVERREISSGAPVLLFAFGGNLSYAGQVIRCP from the coding sequence ATGACCGGGTCACGCGTCCTGGCTCTCGGCCATTACCAGCCCTCCGGCGTGCTCACCAACGACGACCTCGCCACGATGGTCGACACCGACGACGCCTGGATCCGCAGCCGCGTCGGCATCCGCACCCGCCATGTCGCCGCCCCGGACGAGACCGTGGACGCCATGGCGTCCGCCGCCGCGGCCAAGGCCCTGGCCGCCAGTGGCCTGGCCCCGCAGGACATCGATCTGGTGCTGGTCGCCACCTGCACGGCCACCGACCGCAGCCCGAACACCGCGGCCCGGGTCGCCGCCCGGCTCGGGCTGAACGCACCCGCCACGATGGACCTCAACGTCGTCTGCTCCGGCTTCACCCATGCGCTGGCCACCGCCGACCACGCCATCCGGGCCGGTTCCTCGACCCATGCGCTGGTCATCGGGGCGGAGAAGTTCACCGAGGTCGTGGACTGGACGGACCGCTCGACCTGTGTGCTGGTCGGCGACGGGGCGGGGGCCGCGGTGGTCAGCGCCTCGCCCGAGCCGGAGATCGGTCCCGTGCTGTGGGGCTCGGTGCCGCAGATGGGCGGTGCGGTGCGCATCGAGGGCGAGCCGGCCCGGTTCTCCCAGGAGGGCCAGACCGTCTACCGCTGGGCGACCACCCAGCTGCCGGCCATCGCCCGCACGGTGTGCGAACGCTCCGGGATCACGCCCGCCGATCTTGCCGGCGTGGTGCTGCACCAGGCCAACCTGCGGATCATCGAGCCGGTCGCGCAACGGATCGGCGCGGTCAACGCGGTGGTCGCCAAGGATGTCGTCGACTCCGGGAACACCTCGGCGGCCTCCGTGCCGCTCGCCCTGTCCAAGCTGGTCGAACGCCGTGAGATCAGCTCCGGCGCTCCGGTGCTGCTGTTCGCCTTCGGCGGCAACCTCTCGTATGCGGGACAGGTCATCCGCTGTCCCTGA